A window of Ammospiza nelsoni isolate bAmmNel1 chromosome 19, bAmmNel1.pri, whole genome shotgun sequence contains these coding sequences:
- the LOC132081839 gene encoding olfactory receptor 14A16-like: MSNSSSISHFLLLALADTRQLQLLHFCLLLGISLAALLGNGLIISAVACSHHLHTPMFFFLLNLALSDLGSICTTVPKAMHNSLWDTRNISYTGCAAQVFLVFFFLGSEFYLLTIMCYDRYVSICKPLHYGTLLGSRACAHMAAAAWASAFLNALLHTANTFSLPLCHGNALGQFFCEIPQILKLSCSKSYLRELRLLVVTSSLSFGCFVFIVFSYVQIMRAVLRIPSEQGRHKAFSTCLPHLAVVSLFLSTGFLAYMKPPSISSPSLDLALSVLYSVVPPALNPLIYSLRNQELKAAVWRLMTGWFQKH, from the coding sequence atgtccaacagcagctccatcagccatttcctcctgctggcattggcagatacgcggcagctgcagctcctgcacttctgcctcttgctgggcatctccctggctgccctcctgggcaacggcctcatcatcagcgccgtagcctgcaGCCAtcacctgcacacgcccatgttcttcttcctgctcaacctggccctcagcgacctgggctccatctgcaccactgtccccaaagccatgcacaattccctctgggacaccaggaacatctcctacactggatgtgctgctcaagtctttctggttttcttctttcttggaTCAGAGTTTTAtctcctgaccatcatgtgctacgaccgctacgtgtccatctgcaaacccctgcactacgggaccctcctgggcagcagagcttgtgcccacatggcagcagctgcctgggccagtgcctttctcaatgctctgctgcacacagccaatacattttccctgcccctgtgccatggcaatgccctgggccagttcttctgtgaaataccccagatcctcaagctctcctgctcaaaATCCTACCTCAGGGAACTTAGGCTTCTTGTGGTTACTAGCAGTTTATcatttggttgttttgtgttcattgttttctcctatgtgcagatcatgagggctgtgctgaggatcccctctgagcagggacggcacaaagccttttccacctgcctccctcacctggctgtggtctcCCTGTTTCTCAGCACTGGCTTTTTAGCCTACATGAAGCCCCCCTCCatttcctccccatccctggatctggccctttcagttctgtactcggtggtgcctccagccctgaaccccctcatctacagcctgaggaaccaggagctcaaggctgcagtgtggagactgatgactggatggtttcagaaacattaa